Proteins encoded in a region of the Streptomyces sp. NBC_00310 genome:
- the nhaA gene encoding Na+/H+ antiporter NhaA produces MAASRTTPTRKVLDRLSLPERTFVADALRTETVGGVLLLLAAVTALVWVNVPALHDSYESVSHFRFGPEALGLDLSVAHWAADGLLAVFFFVAGIELKRELVAGDLRDPRTAALPVVAALCGMAVPALVYVLTNLTGGGSLSGWAVPTATDIAFALAVLAVIGTSLPNALRAFLLTLAVVDDLCAILIIAVFFTDDLDFAALGGAFAGLAVFWLLLRKGVRGWYVYVPLALVVWGLMYNSGVHATIAGVAMGLMLRCTRRAGEEHSPGERVEHLVRPLSAGLAVPLFALFSAGVAVSAGSLERVFTQPETLGVVLGLVVGKAIGIFGGTWLTARFTRASLSEDLSWPDVFAVSSLAGIGFTVSLLIGELAFEGDRVLTDGVKAAVLTGSLVAAVLATVLLKLRNAKYQALWAAEERDDDLDGIPDIYEQDDPAYHLRMAEIYERKAAEHRRLAEVAGGAGVGDDGPA; encoded by the coding sequence GTGGCCGCGTCCCGCACCACCCCCACCCGCAAGGTTCTCGACCGGCTCTCCCTGCCCGAGCGGACCTTCGTGGCGGACGCGCTGCGCACGGAGACCGTCGGCGGTGTGCTGCTGCTCCTGGCCGCCGTCACCGCGCTGGTCTGGGTCAACGTCCCCGCACTGCACGACAGCTACGAGAGCGTCAGCCACTTCCGCTTCGGCCCCGAAGCGCTCGGCCTCGACCTGTCCGTGGCGCACTGGGCGGCGGACGGCCTCCTCGCGGTGTTCTTCTTCGTCGCCGGCATCGAACTCAAGCGCGAGCTGGTCGCCGGTGACCTCCGGGACCCCAGGACGGCCGCGCTGCCCGTGGTGGCCGCGCTGTGCGGCATGGCCGTACCGGCGCTCGTCTACGTGCTCACCAACCTCACCGGCGGCGGCTCCCTGTCCGGCTGGGCGGTGCCCACCGCGACCGACATCGCCTTCGCGCTGGCGGTGCTCGCCGTCATCGGCACCTCCCTGCCGAACGCGCTGCGGGCCTTCCTGCTCACCCTCGCCGTCGTCGACGACCTGTGCGCGATCCTGATCATCGCGGTGTTCTTCACCGACGACCTCGACTTCGCCGCGCTCGGCGGCGCGTTCGCCGGTCTCGCCGTCTTCTGGCTGCTGCTGAGGAAGGGCGTGCGCGGCTGGTACGTGTACGTGCCGCTGGCGCTCGTCGTCTGGGGGCTCATGTACAACAGCGGCGTGCACGCCACCATCGCCGGTGTCGCGATGGGGCTGATGCTGCGCTGCACCCGGCGCGCAGGCGAGGAGCACTCCCCCGGCGAGCGCGTCGAGCACCTTGTGCGGCCCCTGTCGGCCGGTCTCGCGGTGCCACTGTTCGCCCTCTTCAGCGCGGGTGTCGCGGTGTCGGCCGGCTCGCTGGAAAGGGTGTTCACACAGCCGGAGACGCTCGGAGTGGTGCTCGGACTGGTCGTCGGCAAGGCGATCGGGATCTTCGGCGGGACGTGGCTGACCGCCCGCTTCACCCGGGCCTCGCTCTCCGAGGACCTGTCCTGGCCGGACGTCTTCGCGGTCTCCTCCCTCGCCGGGATCGGCTTCACCGTGTCGCTGCTCATCGGCGAACTGGCCTTCGAGGGCGACCGGGTGCTCACCGACGGCGTCAAGGCGGCCGTCCTCACCGGTTCGCTCGTCGCGGCGGTCCTGGCGACCGTCCTGTTGAAGCTGAGGAACGCCAAGTACCAGGCTCTGTGGGCCGCCGAGGAGCGTGACGACGACCTCGACGGCATCCCCGACATCTACGAACAGGACGACCCGGCGTACCACCTGCGCATGGCCGAGATCTACGAACGCAAGGCCGCGGAACATCGCAGGCTTGCCGAAGTCGCGGGCGGGGCAGGCGTCGGCGACGACGGTCCGGCATGA
- the acs gene encoding acetate--CoA ligase: MSNESLANLLKEERRFAPPADLAENANVTAEAYEQARADRLGFWAAQARRLTWAKEPTETLDWSNPPFAKWFEDGELNVAYNCVDRHVEAGNGDRVAIHFEGEPGDSRAITYAELKDEVSKAANALLELGVRAGDRVAVYMPMIPETAVAMLACARIGAAHSVVFGGFSADALATRIQDADAKVVITSDGGYRRGKPSALKPAVDDAADRAGNVEHVLVVRRTGQDVAWNDSRDVWWHEIVDRQSAEHTPQAFGAEHPLFILYTSGTTGKPKGILHTSGGYLTQTSYTHHAVFDLKPESDVYWCTADVGWVTGHSYIVYGPLANGATQVMYEGTPDTPHQGRFWEIVQKYGVTILYTAPTAIRTFMKWGDDIPAKFDLSSLRVLGSVGEPINPEAWIWYRKHIGADATPIVDTWWQTETGAMMISPLPGVTATKPGSAQTPLPGICATVVDDEANEVPNGGGGYLVLTEPWPSMLRTIWGDDQRFLDTYWSRFAGKYFAGDGAKKDDDGDIWLLGRVDDVMLVSGHNISTTEVESALVSHPSVAEAAVVGAADETTGQAIVAFVILRGTANAEDENLVADLRNHVGATLGPIAKPKRILPVQELPKTRSGKIMRRLLRDVAENRQLGDVTTLTDSTVMDLIQAKLPAAPSED; encoded by the coding sequence GTGAGCAACGAAAGCCTGGCCAACCTCTTGAAGGAGGAGCGCCGCTTCGCGCCGCCCGCTGACCTGGCCGAGAACGCCAACGTCACGGCCGAGGCGTACGAGCAGGCCAGGGCTGACAGGCTCGGCTTCTGGGCGGCTCAGGCCCGACGGCTGACCTGGGCCAAGGAGCCGACCGAGACGCTGGACTGGTCGAACCCGCCGTTCGCCAAATGGTTCGAGGACGGCGAGCTCAACGTCGCGTACAACTGCGTCGACCGACATGTCGAGGCCGGGAACGGCGACCGGGTCGCCATCCACTTCGAGGGCGAGCCCGGGGACAGCCGGGCCATCACCTACGCCGAGTTGAAGGACGAGGTGAGCAAGGCCGCGAACGCGCTGCTGGAGTTGGGGGTCCGGGCCGGTGACCGGGTCGCGGTCTATATGCCGATGATCCCGGAGACGGCCGTGGCGATGCTGGCCTGCGCCCGGATCGGCGCCGCGCACTCCGTCGTGTTCGGCGGCTTCTCCGCGGACGCGCTCGCGACCCGTATCCAGGACGCCGACGCCAAGGTGGTCATCACCTCCGACGGCGGCTACCGGCGTGGCAAGCCGTCCGCGCTCAAGCCGGCCGTGGACGACGCGGCCGACCGCGCCGGCAATGTCGAGCACGTCCTCGTCGTCCGCCGTACCGGCCAGGACGTCGCGTGGAACGACTCGCGTGACGTGTGGTGGCACGAGATCGTCGACCGGCAGAGCGCCGAGCACACCCCACAGGCGTTCGGGGCCGAGCACCCGCTGTTCATCCTGTACACGTCCGGCACGACGGGTAAGCCCAAGGGCATCCTGCACACCTCCGGCGGCTACCTCACCCAGACGTCGTACACCCACCACGCCGTCTTCGACCTCAAGCCGGAGTCGGACGTCTACTGGTGCACGGCCGACGTCGGCTGGGTCACCGGCCACTCGTACATCGTCTACGGGCCGCTGGCGAACGGCGCGACGCAGGTCATGTACGAGGGCACGCCGGACACCCCGCACCAGGGGCGGTTCTGGGAGATCGTGCAGAAGTACGGGGTGACGATCCTCTACACGGCGCCCACGGCGATCCGTACGTTCATGAAGTGGGGCGACGACATCCCCGCGAAGTTCGACCTGTCCTCCCTGCGCGTCCTCGGGTCCGTCGGTGAGCCCATCAACCCCGAGGCGTGGATCTGGTACCGCAAGCACATCGGGGCCGACGCGACGCCGATCGTGGACACCTGGTGGCAGACCGAGACCGGCGCGATGATGATCTCGCCGCTGCCGGGTGTGACGGCGACCAAGCCGGGGTCCGCGCAGACTCCGCTGCCGGGCATCTGCGCGACCGTCGTCGACGACGAGGCGAACGAGGTGCCGAACGGCGGCGGTGGCTATCTCGTCCTCACCGAGCCGTGGCCGTCGATGCTGCGCACCATCTGGGGCGACGACCAGCGGTTCCTGGACACCTACTGGTCGCGGTTCGCGGGCAAGTACTTCGCCGGTGACGGGGCGAAGAAGGACGACGACGGGGACATCTGGCTCCTCGGGCGCGTCGACGACGTGATGCTCGTGTCGGGCCACAACATCTCGACGACCGAGGTGGAGTCCGCGCTCGTCTCGCACCCGTCCGTGGCAGAGGCGGCCGTGGTCGGCGCGGCCGACGAGACCACCGGTCAGGCGATCGTCGCGTTCGTGATCCTGCGTGGTACGGCGAACGCCGAGGACGAGAACCTCGTCGCCGACCTCCGCAACCACGTCGGCGCCACCCTCGGCCCGATCGCCAAGCCGAAGCGGATCCTGCCGGTGCAGGAACTGCCGAAGACCCGCTCCGGAAAGATCATGCGGCGACTGCTGCGGGACGTGGCGGAGAACCGGCAGCTCGGTGACGTCACGACCCTGACCGACTCCACGGTGATGGACCTGATCCAGGCCAAACTGCCGGCGGCGCCGAGCGAGGACTGA
- a CDS encoding SulP family inorganic anion transporter, whose amino-acid sequence MSACVPTHAIDPDSNRTEGDHQPHSPPKGPRRRFRVSAADLSASLAVFLIALPLSLGIALATDAPLQAGLVAAAVGGLVAGRLGGSPLQVSGPAAGLTVVTADLIHQYGWRTTCAITVLAGLAQLGLAHLRVARSALAVSPAIVHGMLAGIGVTIAVAQLHIVLGGTPQSSVSANVSALPALLAHLHPAAVSVSVLTLVLLLAWPRLPGRVGRQLRIIPAALVAVAGATAAAVLAALSLPRVDLPSWRSHALAGVPEGPALALVAAVLTTTLVCSVQSLLGAVAMDKLAAGRTDVGRSDLDRELRGQGAANVVSGVLGGLPIAGVAVRSTANVRAGATSRNSTMLHGVWVVAAALLLVPVLELIPLASLAALVMAVGIQMVSLHHIRTVTRHREVLVYAVTTLGVIVLGVLEGVALGIAVAVGVALHRLTRTRITHEEREGVHHVHVRGQLTFLAVPRLSRALHQIPQGAAAVVELDGSFMDHAAYESLQDWQHAHHAHGGSVEITGRSGTRIAEPASTSAAGCRCRPWTPWRNHQCEAPATPTAGTPQEEAAEGPNSHQLARGISAFQRNTAPLVRGELARLAREGQQPSQLFLTCADSRLVTSMITSSGPGDLFVVRNVGNLVPPPGEESGDDSVAAAIEYAVDVLHVRSITVCGHSGCGAMQALLKADPHGAQTPLKRWLRHGRPSLDRATDKNRPWARLAGREPADAVEQLCLTNVIQQLEHLRAHESVSRALREGALELHGMYFHVGEAQAYLLTGGSPESGVFDQVSGTAGAADPTGTVLHDTRA is encoded by the coding sequence ATGTCCGCCTGCGTCCCCACCCATGCCATCGACCCGGACTCGAACCGGACGGAGGGTGATCACCAGCCGCACAGTCCGCCGAAGGGACCGCGTCGCCGGTTCCGTGTCTCGGCCGCCGATCTGTCCGCCTCCCTCGCGGTCTTCCTGATCGCTCTCCCCCTGTCCCTGGGCATCGCCCTCGCCACCGACGCCCCGCTCCAGGCCGGCCTCGTCGCCGCCGCCGTCGGAGGCCTCGTCGCCGGGCGCCTGGGCGGCTCCCCCCTCCAGGTCAGCGGCCCGGCAGCCGGCCTCACCGTGGTCACCGCCGACCTCATCCACCAGTACGGCTGGCGCACCACCTGCGCCATCACCGTGCTCGCCGGCCTCGCCCAACTGGGCCTGGCCCACCTGCGCGTGGCCCGCTCGGCGCTCGCCGTCAGCCCGGCGATCGTGCACGGCATGCTCGCCGGCATCGGCGTCACCATCGCCGTCGCCCAACTCCACATCGTGCTCGGCGGCACCCCGCAGAGCTCGGTCAGCGCCAACGTCAGCGCCCTGCCCGCCCTGCTGGCGCACCTGCACCCCGCCGCCGTCTCCGTGAGCGTGCTCACCCTCGTCCTACTGCTCGCCTGGCCCCGGCTCCCCGGCCGCGTCGGCCGACAGCTGCGCATCATCCCGGCAGCCCTCGTCGCCGTCGCGGGCGCCACCGCGGCGGCCGTGCTCGCCGCGCTGAGCCTGCCCAGGGTCGACCTTCCGTCGTGGCGGAGCCACGCCCTGGCCGGAGTGCCCGAGGGGCCGGCGCTCGCCCTGGTCGCGGCCGTCCTCACCACCACGCTGGTGTGCAGCGTGCAGTCGCTCCTCGGAGCCGTCGCCATGGACAAACTGGCGGCGGGACGGACCGACGTGGGGCGTTCCGACCTCGACCGCGAGCTGCGCGGCCAGGGCGCGGCCAATGTCGTCTCCGGCGTCCTCGGCGGCCTGCCGATCGCCGGCGTCGCCGTCCGCAGTACGGCCAATGTCCGAGCCGGCGCCACCAGCCGGAACTCCACGATGCTGCACGGCGTTTGGGTGGTAGCGGCCGCACTGCTCCTGGTCCCCGTCCTGGAGCTGATCCCCCTCGCCTCACTCGCCGCCCTGGTGATGGCCGTCGGGATCCAGATGGTGTCCCTGCACCACATCCGTACGGTCACCCGCCACCGCGAGGTGCTGGTCTACGCCGTCACCACCCTGGGTGTCATCGTCCTCGGCGTCCTGGAAGGCGTCGCGCTCGGCATCGCCGTGGCGGTCGGCGTCGCCCTGCACCGCCTCACCCGCACCCGCATCACCCACGAGGAGAGGGAAGGAGTCCACCACGTCCACGTACGAGGACAGTTGACGTTCCTCGCCGTGCCCCGTCTCAGTCGCGCCCTGCACCAGATCCCCCAAGGCGCCGCCGCCGTGGTGGAGCTGGACGGCTCGTTCATGGATCACGCGGCGTACGAGTCGCTGCAGGACTGGCAGCACGCGCACCACGCGCACGGCGGCTCCGTGGAGATCACCGGCCGATCCGGCACCCGTATCGCCGAGCCCGCCAGCACCTCGGCGGCCGGCTGTCGCTGCCGGCCCTGGACACCGTGGCGCAACCACCAGTGCGAGGCCCCGGCCACCCCGACCGCGGGCACCCCGCAGGAAGAGGCGGCCGAAGGTCCGAACAGCCATCAACTGGCGCGCGGCATCAGCGCGTTCCAGCGCAACACCGCTCCGCTGGTCCGCGGTGAGCTGGCCCGGCTCGCGCGCGAGGGGCAGCAGCCCTCGCAGCTCTTCCTGACCTGCGCCGACTCCCGGCTCGTCACATCGATGATCACCTCCAGCGGTCCCGGTGACCTCTTCGTCGTACGCAACGTCGGCAACCTCGTGCCGCCGCCCGGTGAGGAGAGCGGCGACGACTCGGTGGCGGCCGCGATCGAGTACGCGGTGGACGTGCTGCACGTGCGGTCCATCACGGTCTGCGGGCACTCCGGATGCGGAGCGATGCAGGCCCTGCTCAAGGCCGACCCGCACGGCGCGCAGACTCCCCTCAAGCGCTGGTTGCGGCACGGCCGGCCCAGCCTGGACCGCGCGACCGACAAGAACCGCCCCTGGGCCCGTCTCGCCGGCCGCGAACCCGCCGACGCCGTCGAACAGCTGTGCCTGACCAACGTCATCCAGCAGCTGGAACACCTGAGAGCCCACGAGTCCGTCTCCCGCGCCCTGCGCGAGGGCGCGCTCGAACTGCACGGGATGTACTTCCACGTGGGCGAGGCACAGGCGTACCTGCTCACGGGGGGATCCCCCGAGAGCGGAGTCTTCGATCAGGTCTCCGGTACGGCCGGGGCGGCCGACCCGACCGGGACGGTCCTGCACGACACGCGCGCGTGA
- a CDS encoding ATP-binding protein, whose translation MKIAFVGKGGSGKTTLSSLFIRHLAASGRPVVAVDADINQHLGAALGLDESEAAELPAMGDRLPLIKNHLRGSNPRITSAETMIKTTPPGDGSRLVRICEPNAIYDACARPVELDGGAVRLMVTGPFTDADLGVACYHSKTGAVELFLNHLVDGRDEYVVVDMTAGSDSFASGMFTRFDMTFLVAEPTRRGVSVYRQYKEYASDYGVALKVVGNKVRGDDDLDFLHAEVGDDLLVTIGHSDWVRALEKGRPPRFEHLEETNRQSLRALHDAADATYELRDWERYTRQMAHFHLKNATSWGNERTGADLAAQIDPEFVLGERTTAAV comes from the coding sequence ATGAAAATTGCTTTCGTCGGGAAGGGCGGGAGTGGCAAGACCACGCTGTCCTCCCTGTTCATCCGCCATCTCGCCGCCTCCGGAAGGCCGGTCGTCGCCGTCGACGCCGACATCAACCAGCACCTGGGCGCCGCTCTCGGCCTCGACGAGTCGGAGGCCGCCGAGCTGCCAGCGATGGGCGACCGGTTGCCGCTGATCAAGAACCATCTGCGCGGCTCCAACCCGCGGATCACCTCCGCCGAGACGATGATCAAGACCACCCCGCCCGGCGACGGCTCCCGCCTGGTGCGGATCTGCGAGCCCAACGCGATCTACGACGCCTGCGCCCGCCCGGTGGAACTCGACGGCGGCGCCGTCCGTCTGATGGTCACCGGCCCCTTCACCGACGCCGACCTGGGCGTCGCCTGCTACCACTCCAAGACGGGAGCGGTGGAGCTGTTCCTGAACCATCTGGTGGACGGCCGCGACGAGTACGTGGTGGTCGACATGACGGCCGGTTCCGACTCCTTCGCGTCCGGCATGTTCACCCGCTTCGACATGACGTTCCTCGTCGCCGAGCCCACCCGGAGGGGGGTCTCCGTCTACCGCCAGTACAAGGAGTACGCCAGTGACTACGGCGTCGCCCTGAAGGTCGTCGGCAACAAGGTGCGGGGCGACGACGACCTCGACTTCCTCCACGCCGAGGTCGGGGACGACCTACTGGTCACCATCGGGCACTCGGACTGGGTACGCGCCCTGGAGAAGGGCCGTCCGCCCCGCTTCGAGCACCTGGAGGAGACCAACCGCCAGTCCCTGCGCGCCCTTCACGACGCCGCCGACGCCACGTACGAGCTGCGCGACTGGGAGCGTTACACCCGCCAGATGGCGCACTTCCACCTGAAGAACGCGACCAGTTGGGGCAACGAACGGACCGGGGCCGATCTGGCCGCGCAGATCGACCCCGAGTTCGTGCTCGGCGAAAGGACCACCGCCGCCGTGTGA
- a CDS encoding oxidoreductase, which translates to MSTTGAAADPLAALGELPGVAESVESVRKAVDRVYGHRVMRRRSHAVTSEAALRGARGSAALSGADWALEEVRRRTDFSGQDGDDEARAVGAALRLTAEAGQLLSIWRQSPLRVLARLHLVAAGRDDARVGRPRQDGEPVDEPLVELPLPGATEVAGRLDGLSELIIKGSSAPALVTAAVVHGELLALRPFGFHNGLVARAAERIVLIGSGLDPKSVCPAEVGHAELGRAGYLAALDGYVSGTPEGMAAWIAHCGRAIELGARESTAVCEALQRGAA; encoded by the coding sequence ATGAGTACGACAGGTGCGGCCGCCGATCCGCTCGCGGCCCTGGGAGAGCTTCCCGGTGTGGCCGAGTCCGTGGAGTCCGTGCGCAAGGCCGTGGACCGGGTCTACGGCCACCGCGTCATGCGGCGCCGCAGCCACGCGGTCACCTCCGAGGCGGCCCTGCGCGGCGCACGCGGCTCGGCGGCGCTCTCCGGTGCGGACTGGGCCCTGGAAGAGGTGCGTCGTCGTACGGACTTCAGCGGCCAGGACGGCGACGACGAGGCCCGCGCCGTGGGTGCCGCGCTGAGACTCACCGCCGAGGCGGGCCAGTTGCTGTCCATCTGGCGGCAGTCGCCCCTGCGGGTGCTGGCCCGGCTGCATCTGGTGGCGGCCGGTCGTGACGACGCGCGCGTGGGACGGCCCCGACAGGACGGGGAGCCCGTCGACGAGCCCCTCGTAGAGCTGCCTCTGCCGGGCGCCACCGAGGTCGCCGGCCGTCTCGACGGCCTTTCCGAGCTGATCATCAAGGGCAGTTCGGCCCCCGCCCTGGTGACCGCGGCCGTCGTCCACGGCGAACTGCTCGCCCTGCGCCCCTTCGGTTTCCACAACGGCCTCGTCGCGCGCGCGGCCGAACGGATCGTCCTGATCGGCAGCGGTCTCGACCCCAAGTCGGTCTGCCCGGCGGAGGTCGGTCACGCGGAACTCGGCCGCGCCGGCTACCTTGCCGCCCTCGACGGCTATGTCTCCGGCACTCCGGAGGGCATGGCCGCCTGGATCGCCCACTGCGGCCGGGCGATCGAACTGGGCGCACGCGAGTCGACGGCGGTGTGCGAGGCGCTGCAGCGCGGGGCGGCGTAG
- a CDS encoding HAD family hydrolase, which translates to MLGPVENHSLPRTAAFFDLDKTVIAKSSTLTFSKSFYQGGLINRRAALRTAYTQFVFLAGGADHDQMERMRKYLSALCRGWNVQQVKDIVAETLHDLIDPIIYDEAASLIEEHHVAGRDVVIVSTSGAEVVEPIGELLGADRVVATRMVVGDDGCFTGEVEYYAYGPTKAEAIRELAESEEYDLANCYAYSDSATDLPMLEAVGHPHAVNPDRTLRKEALARGWPILDFHRPVRLKQRLAVRPRPALLAAAAIGAAAATAGLVWYTSRRRVATA; encoded by the coding sequence ATGCTCGGGCCCGTGGAAAACCACTCCCTGCCCCGCACAGCGGCCTTCTTTGACCTGGACAAGACGGTCATTGCGAAGTCGAGCACGCTCACGTTCAGCAAGTCGTTCTACCAAGGCGGCCTGATCAACCGCAGGGCCGCCTTGCGGACGGCGTACACCCAGTTCGTGTTCCTCGCGGGCGGCGCCGACCACGACCAGATGGAACGGATGCGGAAGTATCTGTCCGCGCTGTGCCGGGGCTGGAACGTCCAACAGGTGAAGGACATCGTCGCCGAGACCCTGCACGACCTGATCGACCCGATCATCTACGACGAGGCCGCCTCCCTCATCGAGGAGCACCACGTCGCCGGGCGGGACGTCGTCATCGTCTCCACCTCCGGAGCCGAGGTGGTCGAACCCATCGGTGAACTCCTCGGCGCGGACCGGGTGGTGGCGACCCGGATGGTCGTCGGCGACGACGGCTGCTTCACCGGCGAGGTGGAGTACTACGCCTACGGACCGACGAAGGCCGAGGCGATCCGGGAGCTGGCCGAGTCCGAGGAGTACGACCTCGCGAACTGCTACGCGTACAGCGACTCGGCGACCGACCTGCCGATGCTGGAGGCCGTGGGCCACCCGCACGCGGTGAACCCGGACCGGACACTGCGCAAGGAGGCCCTCGCGCGCGGGTGGCCCATCCTCGACTTCCACCGACCGGTGCGCCTCAAGCAGCGCCTGGCCGTGCGGCCGCGGCCCGCCCTCCTCGCGGCCGCGGCGATAGGCGCCGCGGCGGCCACCGCGGGGCTCGTCTGGTACACGAGCCGACGCCGGGTGGCGACCGCCTGA
- the ssd gene encoding septum site-determining protein Ssd encodes MAGAITNDRPSAAEGRQGRPLIVTENVELLDDLLRLCAAAGARPEVHHGVPEGRGRWETAPLVLVGDDAARRLRGAARRRGVVLVGKDQDDSGVWQRAVEIGADHVLMLPDGEQWLVDRIADVAEGVGRPALTVGVIGGRGGAGASTLACALAVTSARQGTRTLLVDADPLGGGLDVLLGGESADGLRWPAFAASRGRVGGGALEESLPELHSLRVLSWDRGDAVAVPPQAVRAVLAAGRRRGGAVVVDLPRRIDEGVAEALAQLDLGLLVVPAELRAVAAASRVASAFGMVLRDLRVAVRGPYAPGLDDHEVARLLGLPLAGEVPTEAGLPDGGKPPGGIPRGPLARFCEGFWERVAVRGEAA; translated from the coding sequence GTGGCGGGAGCCATCACCAACGACCGGCCGTCCGCCGCCGAGGGGCGGCAGGGCAGGCCGTTGATCGTCACCGAGAACGTGGAACTGCTGGACGACCTGCTGCGCCTGTGCGCCGCCGCGGGCGCCCGGCCGGAGGTCCACCACGGCGTGCCGGAGGGCCGGGGCCGGTGGGAGACGGCGCCGCTCGTGCTCGTCGGGGACGACGCGGCGCGGCGGCTGCGCGGGGCCGCGCGCAGACGAGGAGTGGTGCTCGTCGGCAAGGACCAGGACGACTCCGGGGTGTGGCAGCGGGCCGTGGAGATCGGCGCCGACCACGTCCTGATGCTGCCGGACGGCGAGCAGTGGCTCGTCGACCGCATCGCCGACGTGGCGGAAGGCGTCGGCAGGCCCGCGCTCACCGTCGGCGTGATCGGCGGCCGAGGCGGCGCGGGGGCGTCCACACTGGCCTGCGCGCTCGCCGTCACCTCCGCGCGACAGGGCACGCGCACGCTCCTCGTGGACGCCGATCCCCTGGGTGGCGGCCTGGACGTGCTCCTCGGCGGCGAAAGCGCCGACGGGCTGCGCTGGCCTGCCTTCGCCGCCTCGCGTGGCCGGGTCGGCGGGGGCGCCCTGGAGGAGTCGCTCCCCGAGCTGCACTCCCTGCGCGTCCTCAGCTGGGACCGGGGCGATGCCGTGGCCGTCCCGCCCCAGGCCGTCCGCGCGGTCCTCGCGGCGGGCCGGCGGCGCGGCGGCGCGGTCGTCGTGGACCTGCCGCGCCGTATCGACGAAGGCGTCGCCGAGGCCCTCGCCCAGCTGGACCTGGGTCTCCTGGTCGTCCCCGCCGAGCTGCGCGCCGTCGCCGCCGCCTCCCGGGTCGCCTCCGCCTTCGGCATGGTCCTGCGCGACCTCCGCGTCGCGGTCCGCGGTCCGTACGCCCCCGGCCTCGACGACCACGAGGTGGCCCGTCTGCTGGGGCTGCCGCTCGCGGGCGAAGTACCCACCGAGGCCGGGCTGCCGGACGGCGGCAAACCACCGGGAGGCATCCCACGCGGACCACTCGCCCGGTTCTGCGAAGGCTTCTGGGAGCGGGTCGCGGTCAGGGGTGAGGCGGCGTGA
- a CDS encoding TadA family conjugal transfer-associated ATPase, translating into MNGMPHDGLLDGVRQWLVESGAEPTPARVAQALRERGRVLGDAEVLGAAERLRSELVGSGPLEPLLADPSVTDVLVSAPDRVWVDRGGGLELTGISFPDAAAVRRLAQRLAAVAGRRLDDARPWVDARLPDGTRLHAVLPPVAVGSTCLSLRVVRPRAFTLAELAAAGTVPPGGDRVLRALIRSRSSYVISGGTGTGKTTLLSALLGLVDPGERIVLAEDSAELRPDHPHVVRLEGRPANQEGVGLVELQDLVRQALRMRPDRLVVGEVRGPEVVSLLAALNTGHEGGCGTLHANAAGQVPARLEALGTAAGLDRAALHSQLAAALSVVLHLVRDRDGRRRIAEVHVLERDGSGLVVTVPALRWGEAAFVYERGWERLRGLLRDGLQSRGDSLLEGSERR; encoded by the coding sequence ATGAACGGGATGCCCCATGACGGTCTGTTGGACGGGGTGCGCCAGTGGCTCGTCGAGAGCGGGGCCGAGCCGACGCCCGCGCGGGTGGCGCAGGCGCTGCGGGAGCGGGGGCGGGTGCTCGGGGACGCCGAGGTGCTCGGGGCGGCCGAGCGGTTGCGGTCGGAGTTGGTGGGGAGCGGGCCGCTGGAGCCACTGCTCGCCGACCCGTCGGTCACCGATGTGCTGGTGTCGGCGCCCGACCGGGTGTGGGTGGACCGGGGCGGTGGCCTGGAACTGACCGGGATCTCCTTCCCCGACGCGGCCGCCGTACGACGGCTCGCGCAGCGCCTGGCGGCCGTCGCCGGACGCCGGCTGGACGACGCCCGGCCGTGGGTGGACGCCCGGCTCCCGGACGGCACCCGGCTCCACGCGGTGCTCCCACCGGTGGCCGTCGGCTCCACCTGCCTGTCCCTGCGGGTCGTACGGCCCCGTGCCTTCACCCTCGCCGAACTGGCGGCGGCGGGCACGGTGCCGCCCGGCGGCGACCGCGTCCTGCGAGCACTGATCCGCTCCCGGTCGTCGTACGTCATCAGCGGCGGGACCGGGACCGGCAAGACCACGCTTCTGAGCGCGCTGCTCGGCCTGGTCGACCCCGGCGAACGGATCGTGCTGGCCGAGGACTCGGCGGAGCTGCGGCCCGACCACCCACATGTGGTGCGGCTGGAGGGCAGACCGGCCAACCAGGAGGGCGTGGGTCTCGTGGAGCTCCAGGACCTGGTGCGCCAGGCGCTGCGGATGCGCCCGGACCGGCTGGTGGTCGGAGAGGTGCGGGGACCCGAGGTCGTGTCGTTGCTGGCCGCGCTGAACACCGGCCACGAGGGCGGCTGCGGGACGCTCCACGCCAACGCCGCGGGACAGGTGCCGGCCCGTCTGGAGGCCCTCGGTACGGCCGCGGGGCTCGACCGGGCCGCGCTGCACAGCCAGTTGGCGGCCGCGCTGTCGGTGGTCCTGCACCTCGTACGGGATCGGGACGGACGACGGCGGATCGCCGAGGTGCATGTGCTGGAACGGGACGGGTCGGGGCTGGTGGTGACCGTGCCGGCGCTCCGCTGGGGCGAGGCGGCGTTCGTGTACGAGCGGGGCTGGGAGCGGCTGCGGGGGCTGCTTCGGGACGGGCTGCAGAGCCGGGGCGACAGCCTTCTGGAAGGGAGTGAGCGGCGGTGA